ATGATTCATGCTCAAGATCATTTAATGAATGCGATGACAGTAAAAGAAATGGCTACTGAATTTGTAGATTTATATGAAACAATCAAAATTTCTGGGGGGATTACATTATGACAAAAGGTATTAAGATTGTAACGATTGGCGGAGGTTCAAGCTATACGCCTGAACTAATAGAAGGTTTTATTAAACGATATGATGAACTTCCAGTTCGAGAACTGTGGCTAGTAGACGTGGAAGAAGGAAAAGAAAAATTAGAGATTGTTGGGAATTTAGCGAAGCGAATGGTGAAAAAATCAGGTTTGCCAATTGATGTTCATTTAACGTTAGATCGAAGAGAAGCACTAAAAGATGCAGATTTCGTAACGACTCAGTTTCGCGTTGGTTTGTTAGATGCACGAGCGAAAGATGAAAGAATACCGCTTAAATACGGGGTGCTCGGTCAAGAGACAAACGGACCGGGCGGATTATTTAAAGGACTTCGTACGATTCCTATTATTTTAGATATCTGCCGTGACATTGAAGAGTTATGTCCAGAAGCTTGGCTGATTAACTTCACAAATCCTGCGGGAATGGTAACAGAAGCAGTACTTCGCTATAGTAACATTAAAAAGATTGTAGGACTTTGTAATGTGCCAATCGGAATGGAAATGGGGATTGCTAAACTGCTTGATGTAGACCACTCTCGCATCCGAATTGACTTTGCTGGTTTAAATCACATGGTCTATGGATTAGATGTATATGTAGATGGCGTAAGTGTCAAAGATCAAGTTATTGATTTATTGAGTGATCCAAATAACAGCAGCTTTGTAAAAAATGTAGCGGGACTTGGATGGGAGCCAGAATTTACAAAAGCGCTAAGTGCGTTAACTTGTCCATACCACATGTACTATTATAAAACGCGTGAAATGGTAGAAAAAGAAATTGTTAATTATGAAAAAGGTGAAACGAGAGCAGAAGTGGTAAAACAGTTGGAAAAAGAGCTATTTGAACTGTACAAAGATCCTAACTTAGACAGTAAACCGCCTCAATTAGAACAGCGCGGTGGCGCCTATTATAGTGATGCAGCCGTTCGGTTGATTACATCCATTTATACGGATAAAGGCGATATTCAGCCTGTAAATACCATTAATAATGGTGCTATAGCAAGCATTCCAGCTGATTCTGCCGTAGAAGTAAGCTGTATCATTACAAAAGATGGTCCGAAACCAATTTCAGTCGGCGACCTCCCTGTACCTGTCCGCGGTCTTGTTCAAACAATTAAGTCATTTGAGCGGATTGCAGCTGAAGCAGCAGTGACAGGGGATTATGACAAAGCTATTTTAGCATTAACCATTAATCCTCTTGTGGCTTCTGATAAACTAGCTAAGCAAATTGTAGATGAGATGTTAGAAGCTCATAAAGATTACTTGCCTCAATTTTTTAAAACTGTTCAAGCCTGAGAAAGAGCTGTTCGAATATATTATGTATTCGAACAGCTCTCTTTTTTCTGTTTGTACAGCTAGATTTCTGGCATCATCAATGTAACAATATAAGATAGAAACAGACAGCAAAGGGTGGCTAGAAATGATTCATTTATTAATTATGATGGTAGAACGAGTCGGAGTTATTGTCATTATAGGTTTTTTGCTGGCACATACAAAAGTTTTTCGGCAATTTCTCCGCAAACAGCAAGGTTATAAAGGAAAAGCTGTACTTATTTTCATCTTTTCTCTTTTTAGCATTATTAGTAACTACACGGGAATTGAAATTCAAGGAACGATTATTCGAAATGAAGATTTATTATTAAAGGTAGATCCATCAAGCTCGATTGCAAATACGCGAATTATGGGTGTGGAAATGGGCGGTCTGCTTGGCGGTCCTTTTGTTGGTTTAGGAGTAGGACTACTTGCTGGCGTTCATCGCTTTATGTTAGGAGGAAGTACGGCGTTTAGCTGTGCGGTTTCATCCGTTTTGGCAGGGGTGTTAACTGGATATATCGGCTATGCATACCGAAAAAAACATCGAACGATTACACCGCGCTTTGCTGCACTTGTAGGCATAGCGATGGAAACGCTTCAGATGCTAATTATTTTATTGTTTGCTAAACCATTTGATTCGGCATGGACGCTAGTGAGTATTATTGCTATTCCAATGATCATTGTTAATGGTACGGGAAGCTATATCTTCTTATCCATTATTCAGTCCATTTTACGACAAGAGGAGCAAATGAGAGCGCTTCAGACACACAAAGTATTATTAATCGCGGATCAAACTCTTCCTCATTTTCGTCAGGGTCTCACTGCTGAATCATGTGAAAATGTTGCAAACATTATTCATCGCTTCACAGGTACGGATGCTGTTTCGTTAACTGATACGCACAAAATTTTAGCTCATGTAGGAGAAGGAATTGATCACCACGTTCCTTCGCATAGTTTAATTACCGGGCTGTCTCACGAAGTGCTGAAGACAGGAAAAATTATGAAAGCGAAATCTAGAGAACAAATTGATTGTCAGCATAAAGACTGCCCGCTTCATGCTGCTATTGTAATGCCGCTTACTTCTCACGGTATCACAATTGGAACACTAAAAATGTATTTTAAAGATGCAAGCGGGTTAAGCCGGGTGGAGGAAGAGCTGGCAGAAGGATTGGCTAAACTTTTTTCAACTCAGCTAGAGCTCGGCGAAGCAGAGCTTCGAAGTAAATTGCTAAAAGATGCGGAGATTAAAGCCTTACAGGCACAGGTGAATCCTCACTTTTTATTTAATGCCATTAATACGATATCGGCGCTGTGCAGACAAGACGTAGAAAAAGCCAGAAAGCTGCTTTTGCAGCTAAGCATTTATTTTCGTTCCAATTTGCAGGGGGCAAGGCAGCTGTTGATTCCGTTATCAAAAGAGCTTGATCATGTTCACGCGTATTTATCGCTTGAACAAGCCAGGTTTCCTAATAAATACGAAATTGACATGTATATTGAACAAGGACTAGATGATGTCTTGCTTCCGCCGTTTATTCTCCAAGTGCTTGTGGAGAATGCAATTCGGCACGCATTTCCGCGTAAACAAAAGCACTGTCGTGTAGAAATTTATATTGAGACAAAAGATAAATATGTATACGTAAAGGTAAAAGATAATGGACAAGGTATAGACGCAAAACGATTGCAAATGCTTGGCAATCAGCCCGTTTTTTCAGAAAAAGGAACGGGGACAGCTCTTTACAATATTAAACAACGTTTGCATGGATTGTTTGGAAAAGAAACAACGCTGGAGTTTGACGTAACAGAAGGAACAACGGTTTCGTTTGTTATACCAATTGAATTAAAAAGCGAGGGTATGTAATATGCTGCGAGTACTAATAGTAGACGATGAAATGTTAGCGCGAGATGAATTAAAATATTTGCTGCACCGAACGAAAGAAGTAGACCTTATTGAAGAGGCGGAGAGTATCGAAGAGGCTTTGGATAAAATGATGGATGAAAAGCCGGATTTATTATTCTTAGATATACAATTGTCAGATGACAGCGGTTTTGATATTGCTAAAAGGCTTAAAAAAATGAAAAATCCGCCAGCTATTATATTTGCAACGGCGTACGATCAGTACGCTTTACAAGCCTTTGAAGTGGATGCAATTGACTACATTTTGAAGCCTTTTGATGAAGAAAGAGTGGTGCAGGCCATTCATAAATATAAAAAAATGCATGTCCCTCATCACGCTGTCAAAGAAGAAGAATCGATAGGAGAGTCTTCTTCTCAAACTGGAAAGTTAGCGATTTCTGTAGACGATTCGATTGTATTAGTGAATGTAGAGGATATTTTATTTACAGGATTGATAGAAGGAGAAGTCACGATTCAGACCATAACAGAATCCTATCATACTGCTGATACGCTGGCTATGCTAGAAAAAAAGCTCCCTTCTCAGTCGTTTATTCGTGTGCACCGGGCGTATATCGTTAACGTACATTATATTTCCGAAGTACAGCCATGGTTTAATTCTACGTATAATTTAGTGATGAAAAACGATGAGCGAGTTCCTGTCAGCCGTACATATGCTAAAGAATTGAAGAAACGTTTAGGAATTTAAGAAAAAAACAGCTTGCGTATGCATTTCGGCAAGCTGTTTTTTGTATTTCAAGGCTCAATTTTTGTAAGTGAGCACAAATATTTGACTCTTTAGTTTGAAAACGCTTTCTTGTTGATTTTCATTTTATATAATGAAGTCAACAAACAGAGAGAGGTGAAAGAAATGAGTGCTAAAAAAGTGTATGGCTTTTTAACACAAGCATTTATTTTTTCCGTAATTATGTTGATTTCAGATTTTATTGCAGAGCATTTGCCTTTTCCAATGCCAGCTTCAGTCATTGGACTTGTACTGTTATTTCTTGCGCTGTGCTTGAAAATTATTAAACTAGAGCAAGTTGAATCACTGGGAACGGCTTTAACTTCTTTGATCGGATTTTTATTTGTGCCAGCAGGTATTTCTGTTATGAATTCATTAGGTGTGATGCAGCAGTACGGCATTCAAATTTGTTTAGTTATCATCGTGGCAACGATTATTTTGTTAGGCGTTACGGGCTTATTTTCACAGCTTATACTTGGCATGACAAAAGATAATAAAGTAAAAGAAGAAATAAAAGATGTAGATATGAGTAAAAAAACGAAAAAACAAGACATTGCTTAATATCAATTATAAAGAGACAAGGTGGTTGGAAAGATGAATCCGTATTTTGGAATCGTGGTTTCTTTAGCTGCGTACGGTATTGGAACGTATTTATTTAAAAAGTCAAAAGGGTTTTTCTTATTTACTCCTTTATTTGTGGCAATGGTACTCGGGATTGCTTTTTTGAAAATTGGTCACTTTTCTTATGAGGAATATAGTAGCGGTGGGAAAATTATCAGCTTCTTTTTAGAACCGGCAACAATTGCTTTTGCCATCCCTTTATATAAGCAAGCCGATAAATTAAAAAAGTACTGGTGGCAAATTCTTTCTTCTATTGCGGTAGGATCAGTTTGTTCGGTGGCGATTATTTTTGCGATTGCTAAAGGTATTCATATGGATGAAGTCGTGATGAAATCAATGCTTCCACAAGCAGCTACAACAGCGATTGCGCTGCCATTGTCTCAAGATATTGGAGGGATTCCTGCTATTACTTCCTTTGCTGTTATTTTTAATGCAGTCATCGTATATGCACTGGGCGCTTTATTTTTAAAAGTATTCAAAGTGAAAAATCCAATTTCGAAAGGATTAGCTCTTGGAACTTCTGGACATGCGCTCGGTGTAGCCGTGGGGATTGAAATGGGAGAAGTAGAGGCAGCCATGGCAAGTATTGCAGTTGTTATTGTAGGCGTCGTCACAGTTGCAGTTATTCCAATTTTTGTTCAGTTAGTCATGTAGCAAAAGCCTGAAGAAGTCAGAGATTTTCTGACATCTTCAGGCTTTTATTTGTTAATAGACCACTCCAAAATGTCGTGATGCGCAGTTTTGGCAAGTTGTATGGTCGAAAAGACTCTCAGGAATGATAAATTCAAAACAAAATTGACATTGTTTGAATTGACTTTGTCTATAAAACATTGTCTCTAAGAAAATAGCTGTAATATGTTCGGTTATGTGCTTAAAGGAACGTTGTTCTAAAGTGGACCATGGAATAGACTGATGTTCTATGTAAACCGGAGAGGAAGTATAGGGTGTATCCCATTGAATTGTTTGATATCCAAACGTAAGGCCATAACGAGTTGCTGATGTAAATATGATTAGGTTTTGATGGAATTCTGGTAGAGGTAATTCTAGTTTTTGATCTTTGAGTGATCTAGTTTTGGAATGAAGGTTATACAATTTAATTTGAAAATGAATCCACTGAGTGGCATGAACGGTTATTGACATGTTTTAAACCTCCAATTCAGAATCTTTCTTTTATCATAATTGATTTCAAAATAAATAAATAGTAGGCAAAAGGAAGATAACAAAATTTTATATAGATTACTTATAAGGCGTAGGGAAAGGTGGTACAAGCACAGCATTCTTTTTTCTACCCCTTTTTAAAGCATATTAATCCTCTATATAAAACCCTGCTTTCAACGAACGATATCGGCGTACTCAAACGCTTTAAACAGATTTTAATGTTAGAAGTTATAACAAGGTTCATTTCTTTTAGAGAAGTTTATGAAATAATAAAAAATGTATATTTTACGGTCTTAATCTATGTGTTGGAGGTTTTTATATGAGGAAACAAAAGCTGATATTAATCGGAAACGGAATGGCAGGAATGCGCTGTATTGAAGAAATTCTTATTCATTCTCCAGATTGTTTTGATATTACTGTTTTTGGAAGTGAGCCTCACGTTAACTATAATCGAATTTTATTATCAACCGTTTTGCAAGGC
This sequence is a window from Priestia aryabhattai. Protein-coding genes within it:
- a CDS encoding 6-phospho-beta-glucosidase, producing the protein MTKGIKIVTIGGGSSYTPELIEGFIKRYDELPVRELWLVDVEEGKEKLEIVGNLAKRMVKKSGLPIDVHLTLDRREALKDADFVTTQFRVGLLDARAKDERIPLKYGVLGQETNGPGGLFKGLRTIPIILDICRDIEELCPEAWLINFTNPAGMVTEAVLRYSNIKKIVGLCNVPIGMEMGIAKLLDVDHSRIRIDFAGLNHMVYGLDVYVDGVSVKDQVIDLLSDPNNSSFVKNVAGLGWEPEFTKALSALTCPYHMYYYKTREMVEKEIVNYEKGETRAEVVKQLEKELFELYKDPNLDSKPPQLEQRGGAYYSDAAVRLITSIYTDKGDIQPVNTINNGAIASIPADSAVEVSCIITKDGPKPISVGDLPVPVRGLVQTIKSFERIAAEAAVTGDYDKAILALTINPLVASDKLAKQIVDEMLEAHKDYLPQFFKTVQA
- a CDS encoding sensor histidine kinase, giving the protein MIHLLIMMVERVGVIVIIGFLLAHTKVFRQFLRKQQGYKGKAVLIFIFSLFSIISNYTGIEIQGTIIRNEDLLLKVDPSSSIANTRIMGVEMGGLLGGPFVGLGVGLLAGVHRFMLGGSTAFSCAVSSVLAGVLTGYIGYAYRKKHRTITPRFAALVGIAMETLQMLIILLFAKPFDSAWTLVSIIAIPMIIVNGTGSYIFLSIIQSILRQEEQMRALQTHKVLLIADQTLPHFRQGLTAESCENVANIIHRFTGTDAVSLTDTHKILAHVGEGIDHHVPSHSLITGLSHEVLKTGKIMKAKSREQIDCQHKDCPLHAAIVMPLTSHGITIGTLKMYFKDASGLSRVEEELAEGLAKLFSTQLELGEAELRSKLLKDAEIKALQAQVNPHFLFNAINTISALCRQDVEKARKLLLQLSIYFRSNLQGARQLLIPLSKELDHVHAYLSLEQARFPNKYEIDMYIEQGLDDVLLPPFILQVLVENAIRHAFPRKQKHCRVEIYIETKDKYVYVKVKDNGQGIDAKRLQMLGNQPVFSEKGTGTALYNIKQRLHGLFGKETTLEFDVTEGTTVSFVIPIELKSEGM
- a CDS encoding LytR/AlgR family response regulator transcription factor, which produces MLRVLIVDDEMLARDELKYLLHRTKEVDLIEEAESIEEALDKMMDEKPDLLFLDIQLSDDSGFDIAKRLKKMKNPPAIIFATAYDQYALQAFEVDAIDYILKPFDEERVVQAIHKYKKMHVPHHAVKEEESIGESSSQTGKLAISVDDSIVLVNVEDILFTGLIEGEVTIQTITESYHTADTLAMLEKKLPSQSFIRVHRAYIVNVHYISEVQPWFNSTYNLVMKNDERVPVSRTYAKELKKRLGI
- the lrgA gene encoding antiholin-like murein hydrolase modulator LrgA, encoding MSAKKVYGFLTQAFIFSVIMLISDFIAEHLPFPMPASVIGLVLLFLALCLKIIKLEQVESLGTALTSLIGFLFVPAGISVMNSLGVMQQYGIQICLVIIVATIILLGVTGLFSQLILGMTKDNKVKEEIKDVDMSKKTKKQDIA
- the lrgB gene encoding antiholin-like protein LrgB gives rise to the protein MNPYFGIVVSLAAYGIGTYLFKKSKGFFLFTPLFVAMVLGIAFLKIGHFSYEEYSSGGKIISFFLEPATIAFAIPLYKQADKLKKYWWQILSSIAVGSVCSVAIIFAIAKGIHMDEVVMKSMLPQAATTAIALPLSQDIGGIPAITSFAVIFNAVIVYALGALFLKVFKVKNPISKGLALGTSGHALGVAVGIEMGEVEAAMASIAVVIVGVVTVAVIPIFVQLVM